In Candidatus Baltobacteraceae bacterium, a single window of DNA contains:
- a CDS encoding DUF5069 domain-containing protein, translating into MDALDLTKAPPRPPRTKLAGLDLLMAARSVDKFRATLPGGKLGDYAITGFTMRMLETLGLGEEEFRDAVARAANDIEIADWLREVCSPSQFAEVNRIIAARLVRDRIGDADFRKRYPHAVSLPLDMPIVDMLPIDDELVFAKG; encoded by the coding sequence ATGGACGCTCTCGATTTGACCAAGGCTCCGCCGCGGCCGCCGCGGACGAAATTGGCGGGGCTCGATCTGCTCATGGCGGCGCGCAGCGTCGATAAATTCCGCGCCACCCTTCCCGGCGGAAAACTCGGCGATTACGCGATAACCGGTTTCACCATGCGGATGCTCGAGACGCTCGGGCTCGGCGAAGAGGAATTCCGCGATGCCGTCGCCCGTGCCGCCAACGACATCGAGATCGCCGATTGGCTGCGCGAGGTCTGCAGCCCGAGCCAGTTCGCGGAGGTCAATCGAATCATCGCTGCGCGGCTGGTGCGCGACCGCATCGGCGATGCCGATTTTCGCAAGCGATATCCGCACGCGGTTTCGCTGCCGCTCGACATGCCCATCGTCGATATGCTGCCGATCGACGACGAACTCGTCTTCGCGAAGGGATGA